A stretch of the Nicotiana tabacum cultivar K326 chromosome 6, ASM71507v2, whole genome shotgun sequence genome encodes the following:
- the LOC142181733 gene encoding uncharacterized protein LOC142181733: MAQKMSDPGSFTIPCTIGSYAFAKALCDLGACINLMPLVVYTKLGIDRARPTSMLLQLADCTVKRPTLILDDVMVQVGKFVLSADFVILDCQVDEEIPIILGRPFLATGRALIDCETGELKMRLNDEDFIFNVLQSMRRPNEYSNCSLVEVVDVILQ; encoded by the coding sequence ATGGCTCAAAAGATGTCAGACCCAGGTAGCTTTACTATTCCATGCACGATTGGGAGTTATGCCTTTGCAAAagcattatgtgatttgggagcctgtataaatttgatgcctctGGTTGTATACACCAAACTGGGCATTGACAGAGCTAGACCGACTTCGATGCTGCTGCAGCTAGCTGACTGCACGGTAAAAAGGCCTACTTTGATTCTTGATGATGTGATGGTGCAAGTGGGGAAGTTTGTGCTCTCTGCAGACTttgttattctagactgtcagGTAGATGAGGAGATACCTATCATTTTAGGTAGGCCATTtttggccactgggagagcacTGATCGATTGTGAGACTGGGGAATTAAAAATGAGACTGAACGATGAAGATTTCATATTCAATGTTCTGCAATCTATGAGGAGACCCAATGAATATTCTAATTGCTCTCTAGTGGAGGTAGTGGATGTGATCCTGCAATAA